The Thermomonospora curvata DSM 43183 DNA segment GATGACGGCCACCTTGCCCGTGCAGTCCAGGTGCGGATGGGCGTTGTGGTCGGTGGGCGCCCCGTGGGTGGCCCAGCGGGTGTGCCCCATCCCGACCGTTCCCTCAGGGGTCGGCTCCTCCTCCAGCGCCTTGCGCAGGTTGCCCAGCTTGCCCGCCCGCTTGGCGGTGACCACCGCCCCGTCGCTCAGGATGGCCACGCCGCTGGAGTCATACCCCCGGTACTCCAGCCTCGCCAACCCCTCGACCACCACGTCCAACGCCGACTTTGAGCCAACGTAGCCCACGATTCCGCACATGACGGCCACACTACCCAGCCGTCGGGTCGCCGCTGTATCCCTGGCCGCCCAGGGGGCCGAACCTTTTTCAACACCTGGCCCAAGACGCCGGGGAGGCGGGCCCCGCCGGCGTCCGGTACCGCGGCCTCCCAGGTCACGGCATCGTCCCCGGCTGCGACGCCTCCGTCTCGACTCGCGGGGACGGGGTGCTGGAAAAGGCCCACGGCGCAGCCGTCTGGAAAATCACTCCGAAGGGAATCTCCTGATGATCGCGGTAATCGTCGACAAGTAACGGATCATGGAGTCACACGGCGGTGCCGGGGCTTTGTACTCTTCCACCCATGACATTGGGGTGGGACACCGTGCCGAGTCCCTTCGTAGAGATCTCCCGTGAGACCTGGCGGACGCTCCGAGCCGACGACCGGCTGCCGCTGACCCCGGGGGAGCTGAATGCGCTGCGCGGCCTGCGCGACCCGATCGACACCACCGAAGTCGAGGACATCTACCTGCCGCTGGCGCGGCTGCTCAGCCTGTTCTTCACCGCCGACGAGCGGCTGCGCGGCACGATCGGGGAGTTCCTGGGCGAGCCGGTCGGCCCCACGCCCTTCATCATCGGCATCGCCGGCAGCGTGGCGGTCGGCAAGTCCACCACCTCCCGGCTGCTGCGCACGCTGCTGGCCCGCCGTCCCGAGCATCCGACGGTGGAGCTGGTCAGCACCGACAGCTTCCTGTACCCCAACGCGGTGCTGGCCGACCGGGGGCTGCTGGACCGCAAGGGCTTCCCCGAGTCCTACGACCGCAAGGCGCTGCTGCGCTTCGTCTCGGCGATGAAGTCCGGGGCCGAAGAGGTCACCATCCCGGTCTACTCCCACCTGGAGTACGACATCGTGCCGGGCGCCGAGCAGACGGTGCGGCGGCCGGACATCCTGATCGTGGAAGGGCTGAACGTGCTGCAGCCCCCCGCCCCCGGCTCGCAGGCCATATCCGACTTCTTCGATTTCTCCATTTACGTGGACGCGCGGATCGAGCACATCCGCCAGTGGTTCATCGAACGGCTGTTCGCGCTGTACCGGACGGCCTTCGTCAACCCGCGCTCGTACTTCCACCGCTACTCCCAGGTGGACCAGGACGAGATCGCCGCGTTCGCGCACCGGGTGTGGCGCGAGGTCAACGAGGTCAACCTGGTGTCCAACATCCTGCCGACCCGCGAACGCGCCACCCTCGTGCTGCGCAAGGACGCCGACCACAGCGTGCGGGGCATCCGGCTGCGCCGGATCTGACCGCCGGCGCCCGAACGTTCATCGGACCTTCCTCAACAGGCCGCCTCCGCAAGACCACAAGGGGTGCCCCGCAGTCAGGGGCGATGCCGTGGCCTGCACCGTCGCGGCACCGAAGACCACCCCGGCTCCCGTCCCCGGTG contains these protein-coding regions:
- the coaA gene encoding type I pantothenate kinase — encoded protein: MTLGWDTVPSPFVEISRETWRTLRADDRLPLTPGELNALRGLRDPIDTTEVEDIYLPLARLLSLFFTADERLRGTIGEFLGEPVGPTPFIIGIAGSVAVGKSTTSRLLRTLLARRPEHPTVELVSTDSFLYPNAVLADRGLLDRKGFPESYDRKALLRFVSAMKSGAEEVTIPVYSHLEYDIVPGAEQTVRRPDILIVEGLNVLQPPAPGSQAISDFFDFSIYVDARIEHIRQWFIERLFALYRTAFVNPRSYFHRYSQVDQDEIAAFAHRVWREVNEVNLVSNILPTRERATLVLRKDADHSVRGIRLRRI